A region from the Rhizoctonia solani chromosome 13, complete sequence genome encodes:
- a CDS encoding Fungal specific transcription factor domain, translating into MSEEMFGQTGMSSGGLNNMNNMNNMNNDLAKQMSLLTAAGRLRATSASGQQQQAMRNGMAPPVPPNVPGDKQRAQFLAMLTQVLAQRGIALPPFVSGQPNPAYSPDTGPLKNVQPASDNRLGALRLPGAVPGRTGDIDLFKLWSAVTGAGGMQRIQAGGQWDAVANHIGFQQSPQVPGQLPQLYFLVLAPLEEHMKRTAQAKQAQMLAQQQQQQQQQNLTPAQLHQQQQQGMGVTGMQNPGMVNPALGAMQNSALGGMQNSMQNNMGNPALGAMQNPALGAAGLGVASMANPALNGMQNPAAALGGMQNPAAALGGMQNPAALGGMQNPTIGGVMQNNLAGGVMQNNLTGLGAMQMTPAQMHQQQNQQPPLTPAQMHAMQNPASNGPNPGLGVGVGVGVGHGVGGPSGSTMPPPAPVPVELGGKRKSEPDEDEKRAKLKVGDPAPAAATRRTKIEYVPLRLDVETWGGRALDGMMAGIGAQGSMEKNIREIAELGTVDITSITLSLRARTPRSLGYALGILSTLSSHVQQSFPLIRCEDLLDVLVELLESAALEGDGWLGGPLGSEREVVQNRIKHEDDAPVKQEDGGAELWDEQDEEVPIRTHRELVRIAAEAGVGLRARGRGWDGGAVGSDMSVKREDDLLADDIEPDLTSNYGDVAPPGLVRSDVIITIVRLLRNFSIGPDNCQFMARDGSRVVDVLANIIGFREGKETQTDGLFAWDSGVDISISPVASPLNLSQLLRVRKDVLHIIANLGLHLRLNPSSPTPQKLFELMASFLLDPTDTRPPVQLYQHLLPNRRFSLSTEIALDALSRIAHADANRAVFQRTVSPPLLKAVFMALTKMLPSEQNDMFLLIRFESWMAYAERVSLGLYALACSLSPSTRADIRTNHRALGSSVLRMMCRMAQYDPSSEKTNTPWAQRSPFVCLVRRVVEALRIIDDLEEEVQVGWPVRGGKLEGAKGSGWLSGIGSDDALMMMSIEGLDNVLFEDLEMLTRVGKFGKSNSLNIAYLGNFAVKRHPLPIRTYTWSIKIKQLNSAHKRYSYQLRLSISLRGGSKLQTILHISALLAAGLMYVALATICVAVLRVTAEDKREEPFMIPPQRPSTRKKCDETRPVCQRCKQGKFKCLGYAYLDSLESLHNSLTSRTKRLAETPLFSYQPMLLPSSDAQGLPPSAKSSPAPLTPVNHPQALIAHPVKPPERRRSELVTAAVTPTGSCERQHSESIPRILRLESEHINKVVELVLSQNAAVARRAYRSDLLRWCMYLGAQITQMLLDGLGRKNYLDIIRRFHQQIVSNSPLVVNSDPTTRLSGALDLCLYACMVSNSAAGYSIFRNTTPLWYQLAANFPLVWSHGSTVSLAYAISVPRYELSKFILWDIICALAFGTPSILQYDTTCQPMNVHKSYLEWVYGCPLPFIVLLAKINASHNRPLVLRDQHEIEMHLKQWDSKSTYPDKDSCKTVARLAVQESWRQAIYIYLYMGMCNADSADPRVEAAVRQIFLLSSTVQSTNPLGIHLFAPCFIASVAARAENHRAMLRSRIYAYREANSWILTGADFVPVFDHLWRGAARDGRPVTWDDYASSTKPKRLPGPAGTSCLTCKRRRKKCDQGRPTCQKCVEGGYDCLGYDHIQQRKAAKSNSATSHHGYMEGHSRPLASVNKNEGSSIGDSDQLAVSFALRPQNTPFGGYYEAPFYEPAGCSPSTEASSDSTPIHSSLVTVNNSPWNALSSPLFDSPADPEETNAEPSHLSNLYRLNFLVGAQTAQRLSPLSLGERHSINYVLNLFERVFDSVYFKPRDHHATLLRSVIVNRIQASSITRCAVVLAAKMVESMLNGNSSNNRITFKESVHRFENHLHAVKAGRLNQQEIQYLLNGFLEVAFLKMRVSNGYNAYRLLRNAAPTFLEIVYSDPGLWPDPSGPPAVCMSKVITSTRFELGHFALMDVLCSMAYGLPQVVDYETATLSPEAEIHPIEWVHGCPLEFQICIALMNDRCTKSYVAPDWQMIEHRLQSYKVRLTLVDQTESWRNIARLAVVESWRQALLIYLYMAVCGISSNDIRVQSAVRQIFQLFKTVKRQEPPKVNVHFMFQYLIAGACTRNETQRALVRERLLDSFDNECWLLPGSDMVPVLDHLWHGAAANGRPFKWSDYITSRQ; encoded by the exons ATGAGCGAAGAGATGTTTGGGCAAACCGGAATGTCCTCGGGCGGATTAAACAACATGAACAACATGAACAACATGAACAATGATCTGGCGAAGCAAATGTCGCTGCTCACTGCTGCGGGACGACTACGTGCGACTTCTGCGAGCGGACAGCAACAACAAGCGATGCGTAACGGAATGGCTCCCCCCGTACCACCCAATGTACCGGGCGACAAGCAACGCGCACAGTTTCTCGCCATGCTTACTCAGGTCCTGGCGCAGCGCGGCATTGCACTGCCTCCGTTTGTCAGCGGCCAGCCCAACCCCGCCTATAGCCCCGACACCGGTCCACTCAAGAACGTCCAGCCTGCGTCCGACAACAGACTCGGTGCCCTGCGGCTGCCCGGGGCAGTCCCTGGACGCACCGGGGACATCGACTTGTTCAAGCTCTGGAGTGCAGTCACGGGTGCGGGTGGCATGCAGCGA ATCCAAGCTGGAGGCCAGTGGGATGCTGTTGCGAATCATATCGGATTCCAGCAGTCGCCCCAAGTCCCAGGGCAGCTCCCTCAGCTCTACTTTCTTGTGCTCGCGCCACTCGAGGAGCATATGAAG CGTACTGCACAAGCAAAGCAAGCCCAGATGCTCGctcaacagcaacaacagcaacagcaacagaaTTTAACGCCCGCTCAGCTACaccagcaacaacaacagggCATGGGTGTCACTGGCATGCAGAACCCCGGTATGGTCAACCCTGCTCTCGGGGCCATGCAAAACTCGGCTCTCGGAGGCATGCAAAACTCCATGCAGAACAACATGGGCAACCCTGCGCTCGGGGCAATGCAGAACCCTGCACTGGGCGCTGCTGGCCTGGGTGTGGCCAGTATGGCAAACCCCGCATTGAACGGGATGCAAAACCCCGCCGCGGCGCTTGGAGGAATGCAGAATCCAGCGGCCGCACTAGGGGGCATGCAAAATCCCGCGGCGCTTGGGGGCATGCAGAACCCTACGATCGGAGGCGTGATGCAGAACAACCTCGCTGGCGGGGTCATGCAGAACAACTTGACTGGGCTCGGAGCGATGCAGATGACTCCGGCGCAAATGCACCAGCAACAAAACCAGCAGCCGCCACTTACGCCCGCTCAGATGCACGCTATGCAAAATCCTGCTTCGAATGGTCCAAATCCGGGTCTGGgtgttggagttggagtcGGGGTCGGTCATGGTGTTGGAGGACCAAGCGGGAGCACGATGCCCCCACCTGCGCCTGTCCCTGTCGAGTTGGGCgggaagaggaagagcgaACCGGACGAGGACGAGAAAAGGGCCAAGCTTAAAGTCGGAG ATCCGGCACCTGCTGCTGCCACTCGTCGCACTAAAATCGAATATGTTCCCCTACGGCTGGACGTTGAGACATGGGGTGGACGTGCTTTGGATGGGATGATGGCTGGCATTGGTGCTCAGGGGAGCATGGAAAAGAATATAAGAGAGATAGCCGAGCTTG GTACTGTCGATATCACATCCATAACCCTCTCCCTCCGAGCTCGCACCCCCCGTTCACTCGGCTATGCACTTGGAATACTCTCCACACTCTCCTCCCATGTACAACAaagcttccccctcataCGATGCGAAGATCTATTGGATGTTCTCGTTGAGCTCTTGGAGAGCGCAGCGCTAGAGGGAGATGGGTGGTTGGGCGGTCCGCTGGGATCCGAACGAGAAGTGGTCCAGAACCGTATTAAGCACGAAGACGATGCGCCCGTCAAGCAAGAGGACGGGGGAGCAGAATTATGGGATGAGCAAGACGAAGAGGTCCCCATCCGAACCCACCGCGAACTCGTCAGGATCGCGGCCGAGGCAGGTGTTGGTTTGAGAGCTCGGGGACGAGGGTGGGACGGGGGTGCGGTTGGGAGCGACATGAGTGTGAAGCGTGAAGATGACTTGCTGGCCGACGACATTGAGCCCGACTTGACTTCGAATTATGGAGATGTCGCTCCGCCCGGTCTGGTGCGCTCGGATGTGATCATCACGATTGTCCGCCTGCTCCGTAACTTTTCGATCGGGCCGGATAATTGTCAGTTCATGGCGAGGGACGGGTCAAGAGTTGTAGACGTCCTGGCGAATATTATTGGGTTCCGAGAAGGCAAGGAAACCCAAACTGATGGGCTGTTCGCATGGGATAGCGGGGTCGATATCTCCATTTCGCCTGTTGCGTCCCCTCTCAATCTTTCTCAGCTCCTCCGAGTACGAAAAGACGTATTACACATTATCGCCAACCTCGGGTTGCACCTACGACTAAACCCATCCAGCCCCACACCCCAGAAACTATTCGAACTAATGGCTTCCTTCCTCTTGGACCCAACCGACACACGACCTCCGGTCCAACTATATCAACACCTCTTGCCCAACCGACGATTCTCCCTCTCGACCGAAATAGCACTCGACGCGCTCTCCAGGATCGCACATGCCGACGCCAATCGGGCAGTATTCCAGCGCACTGTCTCCCCGCCGCTCTTGAAAGCGGTATTCATGGCCCTgaccaagatgctgccctCCGAACAGAATGACATGTTCCTCCTCATTCGGTTCGAATCGTGGATGGCGTACGCCGAGAGAGTTTCGCTCGGGCTGTACGCTCTGGCATGCTCGCTGTCTCCTTCTACGCGCGCCGACATTCGGACGAACCACCGTGCGCTGGGATCGTCCGTGCTGCGCATGATGTGCCGTATGGCGCAGTACGATCCTTCCTCGGAAAAGACGAACACGCCGTGGGCGCAGCGGTCTCCGTTTGTATGCCTTGTTCGCAGGGTCGTGGAGGCTCTGAGAATCATAGACGATCTCGAGGAGGAAGTTCAAGTTGGCTGGCCTGTGAGAGGAGGGAAGCTCGAAGGTGCCAAAGGGAGCGGCTGGTTGTCGGGTATTGGGTCCGACGATGcgttgatgatgatgagcaTCGAGGGCTTGGATAATGTCTTGTTTGAGGATCTGGAGATGTTGACCCGGGTCG GGAAGTTTGGAAAAAGCAACAGTTTGAATATTGCTTATTTGGGCAACTTTGCCGTCAAACGCCATCCACTACCCATACGCACATATACGTGGAGTATCAAAATTAAACAATTGAATTCAGCCCACAAACGCTATAGCTATCAACTTAGACTTTCCATTTCGTTACGGGGCGGGAGCAAACTGCAAACTATTTTACATATTTCGGCACTCCTTGCGGCCGGCTTGATGTATGTCGCCCTTGCAACGATCTGCGTGGCAGTGCTCAGGGTAACTGCGGAGGATAAACGAGAAGAACCCTTCATGATTCCTCCACAACGACCGTCTAC ACGAAAGAAATGCGACGAAACAAGGCCAGTGTGCCAACGGTGCAAGCAGGGCAAGTTCAAGTGTTTAGGATATGCCTACTTGGACTCGCTTGAGTCGCTCCACAACTCCCTCACTTCCAGGACAAAGAGATTGGCGGAGACCCCACTATTTTCGTATCAACCGATGCTATTGCCATCCTCCGACGCCCAAGGACTTCCACCAAGCGCCAAATCATCTCCGGCCCCATTAACACCTGTCAATCACCCTCAG GCATTGATAGCCCATCCTGTCAAACCTCCAGAACGTAGAAGGTCGGAACTGGTGACGGCGGCCGTAACGCCCACCGGCTCTTGTGAACGGCAGCATTCCGAAAGCATTCCACGAATATTACGCCTGGAATCTGAGCATATAAACAAGGTCGTCGAATTGGTTCTGTCCCAAA ACGCTGCAGTCGCCCGACGTGCGTACCGCTCCGATTTACTGAGATGGTGCATGTACCTTGGTGCCCAGATTACACAGATGCTGCTGGATGGTTTGGGTCGAAAAAACTATCTCGATATAATTCGCCGTTTTCATCAACAGATCGTTTCAAACTCGCCCTTGGTCGTGAACTCTGACCCCACAACGCGCCTCAGTGGAGCCCTGGAT CTGTGCCTTTACGCGTGTATGGTATCTAATAGTGCGGCAGGCTATTCAATCTTCAGGAACACCACGCCGCTATGGTATCAGCTTGCCGCCAACTTTCCTCTCGTTTGGTCACACGGCTCCACTGTATCCCTTGCCTATGCGATCTCCGTTCCCAGATATGAGTTATCCAAATTCATACTCTGGGATATTATCTGTGCGCTCGCTTTTGGTACCCCTTCTATCCTTCAATACGATACAACTTGCCAGCCGATGAACGTGCACAAGAGCTACTTGGAATGGGTGTACGGTTGTCCTTTGCCGTTTATCGTTTTGCTTGCCAAGATCAATGCCTCACATAATCGTCCTCTTGTTCTTCGTGACCAGCACGAGATTGAAATGCATTTGAAGCAATGGGACTCAAAGTCTACATATCCGGATAAAGATTCATGCAAGACTGTTGCGAGGCTCGCGGTACAAGAATCCTGGAGGCAGGCCATCTATATTTATTTGTATATG GGTATGTGCAACGCTGACTCGGCAGATCCGCGTGTCGAGGCTGCTGTTCGACAGATTTTCCTATTATCTAGCACAGTTCAAAGTACAAACCCATTAGGGATACATCTTTTTGCACCGTGCTTCATT GCCAGCGTAGCTGCTCGAGCGGAAAATCACCGTGCCATGCTTAGGAGccgaatatatgcgtaccgAGAGGCAAATTCGTGGATCCTCACGGGAGCTGACTTTGTTCCTGTGTTTGATCACTTGTGGCGTGGAGCTGCCCGTGACGGCCGGCCAGTCACTTGGGATGATTAC GCTTCGTCAACGAAACCGAAGCGTCTTCCCGGCCCGGCTGGAACGAGTTGCCTGACTTGTAAACGTCG GCGTAAAAAATGTGACCAG GGCCGTCCAACATGCCAAAAGTGCGTTGAGGGTGGTTACGATTGTCTAGGATACGATCATATTCAGCAACGAAAAGCTGCCAAATCGAACTCAGCAACCAGTCATCATGGGTATATGGAAGGACACTCTCGGCCACTTGCCAGCGTCAATAAGAATGAAGGTAGTAGTATTGGGGATAGCGATCAA CTAGCGGTCAGCTTCGCCTTGCGACCTCAGAATACCCCATTTGGTGGATATTATGAAGCTCCCTTTTACGAACCTGCTGGATGCAGCCCTTCAACAGAAGCCTCATCTGATTCAACTCCTATCCACTCGTCCCTGGTGACTGTAAACAATTCCCCTTGGAATGCATTGTCCTCGCCATTATTTGATTCGCCGGCCGACCCCGAAGAAACCAATGCCGAACCATCGCACCTATCTAATTTATATAGACTGAACTTTCTGGTTGGCGCTCAAACTGCACAGAGGTTATCACCCCTGTCCCTAGGCGAGAGACATTCAATTAATTATGTCCTAAATCTGT TCGAACGAGTCTTTGACTCGGTCTACTTCAAACCTAGGGACCATCATGCAACATTACTTCGGAGTGTGATTGTTAATCGCATACAGGCATCGAGTATTACTCGATGTGCTGTCGTTTTGGCTGCCAAGATGGTCGAATCTATGCTTAATGGGAATTCTAGCAACAACCGCATAACGTTCAAGGAATCCGTCCACAGATTCGAGAATCATCTTCATGCAGTAAAGGCTGGGCGTCTAAACCAACAAGAAATTCAGTATCTACTTAATGGTTTCCTGGAG GTTGCCTTCCTGAAAATGAGGGTATCAAACGGGTACAATGCCTACAGGCTACTTCGCAACGCGGCCCCCACGTTCCTGGAAATCGTGTACTCAGACCCTGGACTATGGCCCGACCCAAGTGGGCCTCCTGCGGTTTGCATGTCCAAAGTAATCACCTCGACCCGATTTGAGCTCGGTCATTTTGCTCTTATGGATGTACTCTGTTCTATGGCGTATGGACTACCCCAAGTGGTAGACTACGAGACCGCCACCCTGAGTCCTGAAGCAGAAATCCACCCCATCGAATGGGTTCATGGTTGTCCGCTTGAGTTTCAGATTTGCATCGCCTTGATGAACGACCGCTGTACAAAAAGCTATGTGGCCCCCGACTGGCAAATGATCGAGCATCGCTTACAGTCCTACAAAGTACGACTGACCCTTGTGGACCAGACAGAGTCTTGGAGGAACATAGCAAGACTAGCAGTTGTGGAGAGTTGGCGCCAAGCATTATTGATTTACTTGTATATG GCAGTCTGTGGGATTTCATCTAACGACATTCGAGTTCAGTCGGCGGTACGACAAATATTTCAGCTGTTTAAAACAGTCAAAAGGCAGGAGCCTCCAAAAGTTAACGTCCATTTTATGTTCCAATATCTCATA GCTGGAGCGTGTACGCGCAACGAAACGCAAAGAGCATTGGTGAGAGAAAGACTCTTGGATTCGTTCGACAATGAGTGCTGGCTACTGCCGGGCAGTGATATGGTGCCAGTCTTAGATCACCTGTGGCACGGTGCAGCAGCCAACGGTCGGCCGTTCAAGTGGAGCGATTACATCACTTCAAGACAATAG
- a CDS encoding pectate lyase: MVQLSFATLAVVAGVLAQTALAIPSEKRAASCSFPNPSASTNVKLSEARTIKAGESFDGKNLRYGRGVTCGGQKEGGTKDAVFILESGATLANAVIGADQNEGVHCQGPCTIRNVWFEDVCEDAITIRQSSGTTTITGGGAKSASDKVVQHNGGGLVKIDSYCVQDFGKLYRSCGNCSTQVKREVQISNIIARNGKLLAGVNSNFGDVATIDTKTNSYTSLTSVCDTFQGNNKGDEPTTLTKNTANASCKF, translated from the exons ATGGTTCAGCTATCGTTCGCTACCCTCGCTGTCGTCGCCGGTGTGCTTGCTCAGACTGCGCTCGCCATTCCTTCGGAGAAGCGTGCGGCCAGCTGCTCGTTCCCTAATCCATCCGCATCTACCAACGTCAAGCTATCTGAAGCTCGTACCATCAAGGCTGGCGAAAGCTTTGACG GCAAGAACCTACGTTATGGCCGAGGCGTCACATGCGGCGGTCAGAAGGAAGGCGGTACCAAGGACgccgtcttcatcctcgagTCTGGTGCCACTCTTGC TAACGCTGTGATCGGCGCCGACCAGAACGAGGGAGTACACTGCCAGGGCCCTTGCACCATCCGCAACGTCTGGTTCGAGGACGTATGCGAGGATGCCATTACCATCAGACAGAGCTCCGGCACGACCACCATCACCGGCGGAGGCGCCAAGAGCGCGTCCGACAAGGTTGTCCAGCACAACGGCGGAG GTCTCGTCAAGATCGACTCGTACTGCGTTCAGGACTTCGGCAAGCTCTACCGCTCATGCGGTAACTGCAGCACTCAGGTCAAGCGCGAGGTGCAGATCAGCAACATAATCGCTCGCAACGGCAAGCTGCTCGCCGGCGTGAACTCGAACTTCGGAGACGTGGCGACGATCGACACCAAGACGAACTCGTACACCAGCCTGACATCGGTGTGCGACACGTTCCaaggcaacaacaagggCGACGAGCCCACGACGCTGACCAAGAATACAGCGAACGCCAG ctgcaagttctaa